The Lichenihabitans psoromatis genomic interval TGGAAATGCGGGGTCGTGAAATGGGCGGCCATTGCGTATCCGGCGGTTATGGTTCGGGCGTCGAAGCCAAGATCCCTTTCCGCAACATTCGTCGCGGAATACTGGACGGGCGAGCGGCCGCACCATATGCGGACGCGGCAGCCTTGTGTAGGGCAAAACTACATGGCTCCTCAGCGCGGGATAGAGCATGGATCATTTTGACTCGGCGGGCCTTCGCATCGCCTATCTGGATGCGGCTCCCTCTCCGGAGATCGCCAGCCCGGTGGGGGCCGACACGGTGGTGCTGGTGCATGGCTTCGCGTCGAATCATGGGGTCAACTGGGTCAATCCGGGTTGGGTCAAGACGCTGACGGACGCCGGCTATCGCGTTCTCGCGCTCGACAATCGCGGCCATGGGCAGAGCGATAAGCCGCATGAGCCGGCCGCCTACGCGACCCCCCTGATGGCCGACGATGTCGCGCGCCTGCTCAACCATTGCGGCATCGAGCAGGCCGACGTGATGGGCTACTCGATGGGCGCGCGGATCACCGCGTTTCTGGCGCTCGGCCATCCGCATCGGGTTCGATCGATCATCCTGGGTGGTCTCGGGCACCATCTCGTCGACGGCGCGAGCCTGCCGCCGCATATCGCCGATGCCATGGAGGCCGCGAGCCTCGACGACCTGACCGATCCGACACAACGGATGTTTCGGCGCTTTGCCGACCAGAACGGCAACGACCGGATTGCCCTTGCGGCCTGTATTCGGGGCACACGCCAGGTGCTGTCCGCGGCCGAACTCGGCACGATCGGCTGCCCCGCTCTCGTGGCGGTCGGCAGCACCGATCACATCGCCGGCGACCCGCATGCGCTGGCGGCTTTGCTGCCGGCTGGCGAAGCTTTGGTGATTCCCGATCGGGACCATAATTTCGCGGTGGGCGATAAGGTGTATAAGCGCGGGGCTCTGGCGTTCCTCGCCGCGCGGTCCTGAGTGGTGAGACGCATCCCGGAGGGGGCTTGCGCCCACGGGTCAGAACCGTATTTGTAAGGGCAACAGGCGGTCCGATGATCGCGAGGAGTTGTCATGGATCAGCGCTCGAGCGCCAAGGTGATCGGCCTTCCCGGGACCGATCCTCTCTTCGACCGCGTCAGAAACGAGGCGGAAGCCGTGCTCCGCAACGAGCCGGAACTCGCAGGGTTGATGCTGTCGACCGTGCTCAATCACGACGACCTGGCGGGGGCGGTGGTGCATCGCATCGCGGCGCGGCTCGATCATCCTGACGTGCCGGGAACGCTGTTGCGGCAAGTCTTTACCGACCTTGTCACCAGCGCCGGATTACAGGAGGCCTTCGCGGCCGATCTTCTTGCGGTCGCCGAGCGTGATCCGGCCTGCACCAAGCTCATCCAGCCTTTGCTCTATTTCAAAGGGTTCCACGCCATCCAGACGCACCGCATGGCGCATGCATTGTGGAAGGCCGGCCGCCAGGATCTCGCTCTTTACATTCAGAGTCGGTCGTCGAGCGTGTTTCAAACCGACATCCATCCCGCCGCCGTGATCGGCAAGGGCCTGTTCCTCGATCATGCGACCGGTCTGGTCGTCGGCTCGACTGCCGTGATCGAGGATGATGTCTCGATGCTGCAGGACGTGACGCTCGGGGGCACCGGCAAGCAGAGCGGCGATCGGCATCCGAAAATTCGTCATGGCGTGTTGATCGGCGCAGGCGCCAAGGTGCTCGGCAATATTGAGGTCGGCCATTGCTCGCGAGTCGCGGCCGGTTCGGTCGTGCTCCAACCCGTTCCGCCGAAGACCACCGTCGCGGGTGTGCCGGCTCGGGTCGTCGGCGAAGCCGGATGTGCGGAGCCGGCGCGTTCGATGGAGCAGCGGCTGCAGAAACTCGATCGCGGAGGCGACGCTTGATCTGCCGAGAACGGCAGGCTGGCGGCCTCGCGTCGATCGGCCTATAGGCACCACGACGGCATGTCGGCGCGTCGATCGATCGGGACTCGCGAGTCCTCCACCGCCGATATCGGCCCAACGCGATCCGGGGGATCATCTTGAACAAGACCGAACTGCATCAGTTGCAGGACTATCTGCGTGGCATCCTGGGCAATACGGGCCTGAAGGTCACGCAACACGCCAAGGAGGACGGCGCCGCCGACGTCGCACTGGGTGAGCGCAAGATCGGCAAGCTCGTGGTCGACGACGAGGACGGCGACCGCTCTTTTTCGTTTGAAATGAAGATCCCGGTGCAGCGGCCGGCGATCGAAGAATATCTGCGGCTGCTCTTCGAAAATCCGAAGCTGAAGGTGATGGCGCGCGCCAAGAAGACCGACTCGGTCGAACTCAATTCGGGCAGCGACTTTCTCGGCATCGTCTCGGCCGATGATCCGAAGGGCAATTCCTACACGTTTCAGATGGCGATCCTCGACTACGATCTCGAAGAGCGCTGAGGCCTGCCTGCTCGGGCCTGCCGCATTTAGGCGGCCTGCTGCATCTTTGCGGCCTGCCGTATTTTGGCGGCCTAGAGAACGATGTGTTCGTCGAACGTGTCGATCGGGAGCAGCGCGTCGAATTCGATTCCGAGGCATCCCGCAGACGCCCGCACGACCCGTCCACGGGTATTGCCGATCGACACCGTTGCGCCTATCGCTGGCCGGATGTCGCATTGAAGCGCGGCTCCGGAGAGCGACACGTCCAGGAGTCGCGCCGGCATCGTCTTGACATCCTGAGTCGTAACAGTGGTACGACCGAGCCGTGGAACGATGCGGATGTGACGTCGCCCGTCCAGCAAGCCGAGTGCTTGCCGGTTAGCCAGCCACGTCAATTGTTCGGCGAGCTTCTCCCGCCGAACCAGCGGCACACTGATCTGGATCGCGAAACCGGTTTCGGTCAGGCGTGCGATGACGCCCTCGACGCGGCCGATCTGATCGAGGTGGCAGACCACCCGGTCCCCCGTGATGCCCTTGACGGCAGCCACCAGCGACGCCCCGCCCGGTGACATGTCGATGGCTTGGCACGGATATTCCTGCCGGTCCCCGAGCATGTAACGCCCGAGCAGTTGCACCCGCACGCGTTGATGGCGGCGACGCTCCGCGCCGGGTGGCGTCACACCACGGGACGCGGACTGAAACAGGGCAGGGGCATGCGCAATCGTCATGCGACGACCATCACGGATTTTTGGTTAACGACCGGTAAGCGCGACCCGTGTCAGCCGGCGCGGCGGTCTCCGCCCGCTGCCCTGCCGCCCTGGTGGAGCACGAGATAGCCGTAGCGTTTCGGCGGTTCATTGCGGACGACGGGCTTCGGGGGGGCCGGCTCGAGTTGGTCGAGCGTGAAAGCCGCTCGCTCGATTTCGAGAAGACGCAGAGAGCGCAACGACAGGTAGTTGACCGGCGACAGCCCGAGCCACGACGGGATCGTGAGCGGTGCGATGCAACCGAGCAGCCGGGCATGCGCGCGGCCGTTATGACGAAGCGGCAGGAGCAGCATCTCAAGCTCGATCTGCGATTGATCCTCTGGTCCGGCCGCCAAGCCGGCGACCGCAGGCGATCCGTCATCGAGCACGCCGAACAGCACGCTCAGCATGGTGCTTCGATCGAACCTGTCCCACAAGCTCAGCCAGGACCGGCCCTTCAACTCGTCCAGAAACAGGGCATTCATCCGCGTGCCGGACAGCCGGATTGGAAAAATCGGAGTTCCGGTTGGCGTGTCGACTTCGAGGATAAACGTGTCCGACAAGATCCCACGGATGGCCGCGGGGTCGATCTCGCCGCGTTCGGGAGCCGTGCGGCCGCCGCGCAAAGTGTTCCAGTAAGCGTAGAGCTCCTGTGAAACGGCATGTATCATTTAGAACCCCGAGTATCGATTTGGTGCGGGTGCGTATCGGACGTGTCCAATACGCGCCACATCGACCCTGTCTCGGGGTCCAAGCAGCATCAGCGATGCCACGCCGATGGAAGCGGCGCCGGTCATGGTTTTGCTTCTGCTTCGACCATCGATCGCTTAAGTGTCGGGGGGCCGACGCGACGACGCAGGGGCCTCCGGCAACCCGACATAGCCGCTCGCTGCACCTCAAGGACCCGCATTGAGTATCGACTCGCCCAAGCAACCCATTTTCCGTATTCCGATCTCGCTCGTGATCGTTTTCGGTGTCCTCGCCGTCATCCACCTCATTCGAACAAGCCTGCCAGAGATGGTCGATGCCGATGTGCTGGCACGGCTTGCTTTCGTACCGGGTCGGCTGACGCTCGCATGGGATCCGGCCTGGGTGCTCGGCGGGGTCGCCGGTCTCGATCCCGACAGCGCTGCCGGGCAGACCCGTATCGAGGTCGCCCGCTTCTTTCTGGGGGATGGCTCGCTTCAGCCCTGGACGCTCCTGACCTATTCTTTGCTGCACGGAAACTGGACGCATCTCGGGCTGAACGGCATCTGGCTGCTAGCGTTCGGAACGCCAGTCGCGCGCCGCTTTGGGTCATGGCGGTTCGTATTATTCCTGTTGGGTGGCGCGCTCGCCGGCGCCATCGCGCATTATCTGGTGTTCCCGCGCGATCTGCAGCCACTCATCGGCGCCTCTGCGGCCGTATCGGGCTGCATGGCCGCGGCGCTTCGCTTCATGTTCCAGCCGGACCGACAACTCGGGGTCGGCGATCTCGGGCGGGACAGTATGGCCCTGGCGCGCCGCCCGATGGTTCCGTTGGGCCGCATGGTGCGCGACCGGCGTGCCATGACGTTTCTGGTCGTCTGGTTCGTGACCAATCTCGCGAGCGGTCTCGGCGCCGTCGCGATGGGGATCTCCGACGCGCCGATCGCGTGGCAGGCCCATATCGGCGGGTTTCTGTTCGGGCTCTTGGCGTTTCCGTTCTTCGATCCCGTCCGCACGACGATGACGATCGGAGATGTGACCTCCGCGACGGATGCAGGTCGCGCGGTCGACTCGGACGCCGAAGACCAGCAGCGCCCCTGATCAAGCCGCCCCTTGTGCCTGGCCACGAGCAGGATCATGCTGACGATCTTGCAGCAAGAGCTCTCAAGAGCCGCGACGCATCGCCAAGGGAGGTGACCATGAACTTATCGCATATTCTGGCCAACAAAGGGCAGGCGGTGATCACGACCGCGCCCCACCGCACGCTCGGTGAAGCCTGCACGGTGTTGAGTGAAAAAGGCATCGGCGCGCTGGTGGTGACGAGCGCCGATCGGGAGGTGCTTGGTATCTTGTCCGAGCGAGACATCATCCGAGCTTTGGCCAAGCACGGCAGTGCCGTTCTCGATCAGGCCGTCTCGGCCTTCATGACCGCCAAGGTCGTCACCGCGACGGAGCATACGAGCGTGACGGCCGCGATGGAACAGATGACCGATGGGCGGTTCCGGCATATGCCGATCGTCAACGAGGGCCGCTTGTCCGGGCTGATCTCGATCGGTGACGTCGTGAAACACAGGCTCGAACTGATCGAGCATGAGAAGCAATCCATGATCGACTATATCGGCACGGCCTGACGACGGGGCCTGCCACTCGCGCCTCGACGGTCTTGCGTCAGGGAGCGCGGTGTACGGCTTGGATGAACACGCGGCGGCATTTCTTTATTCAGACTTGTCGGGTAGGGCTTGGATCAGGGTCGGCACGTCGTTGATCCGATCCGGCGCGCGGACGCAGGCGGTGTGAGCGAGGCTCATCGCTTTTCGAGAACGCGGCCGGGGCAGGCGTGGAGTTGAGCATGTTGGTTCCGTTGGGGACGGCGACGGCCCTGATGTGTGTCATGGCGGCGAAGCATTTCTGCGCCGATTTCCTCTTCCAGACCGCTTGGATCGCGCGCGGCAAGGCCGGCACCGACAATTGGGTGCTGCCTTTGATGCTCCATGCGGGGGGCCATGCCGCCCTGACGCTTTTGATCGCGCTTTTGCTCTATCCGAAGCTCTGGTGGTTCGCGCCCCTCGAACTCGTGGTCCATGCCGTCATCGACCGAGCCAAAGCCGTGGTCGGGCGTCGTGCGGCGCTGGATGCAGGCCAGGCGGAGTTCTGGTGGCTGCTCGGCTTCGACCAGTTCCTGCATCACCTGACTAACATTCTCATCGTCTCCGGCTTTCTGGCGCTCGGAACGCCTCACCCCTGACCGGCTGATCGACGTCGCACGAAACACCCGCGTTCTGTACCGCACTGCACCTATCTTCTCGTTTGGTTAATGCCTGTTGCATTAGTCTTCGGTAACGCAGCGGGGGTGGCATATCGCCATGTATGGTTCGTCGGGACTTCTTTTTGCGCCGTCGGGATCAGTCCTGTTCATCGAGGGGGACTGCGCCTCGACCGCCTATCTGATTGTGCGAGGGCGCGTCGAGCTCTTCATCGTGCGGGCGGGCCGAAAGCAGGTCGTTGCAGAGCGCCAAGCTGGCGACATCTTCGGGGAAGTCGCTCTCGTGGACGAAGGCCCCCGCGCCATCTCGGCCATCTCGGCCGACGATTGCGAACTCCTGGTCGTCACGCGCGAGCAGATTTCGACCCGCATCGCAGAGGCCGATCCCGTGCTCCGGCTCTGCCTCGGCATTCTTCTCGAGCGTCTTCGCGGCACGGTGTCGAGCGCATCCGATGCGTTTGCGGTCCCTTCGGCCTGGGCGGATCATTTCGTTGCTGCGCGGGAGATCCTCTCGCTCGATGTGCAGCTCCATCGGGCGATCGAGCGCAACGAACTCGAATTATTCTTCCAACCCATCGTGCGGTTGGCGACCCGGCAACTCGCCGGTCTCGAGGTGCTGCTCCGTTGGCATCATCCGCAGCGCGGATTGCTGCAACCCTGCGATTTTATTCCGCTTGCCGAGGCGAGCGGCGTCATCACTGCGGTGACGACCTATTGCCTCCAGAAGGTCGCCCGGCAATTCCCCTCCCTCATGGCGGCAGGGTTGTCGAATGCCGGAGCCGTCGAGCCGCTCTTCGTCAGCGTGAACGTCTCTGCGGCCGACCTCCATCAGGACAGATTCGCATCGCGAGCGGTCTCGATCCTCTGCAGCGCCGGAGTGGATCCGAGGCACGTCAAGCTCGAGGTCACCGAGAGTGTGCTGATCAAGGATGCCGAGCGCTGCGTTCGCACTCTCGATCAATGTCGCGATCACGGTCTGCAAATCGCGATCGACGATTTCGGGACAGGTTATTCCTCGCTCAACTACCTCAACACGCTGCCGATGGACATTCTCAAGATCGACCGCACATTTGCAGGGTCCTTGATGTCGGATACGGCCGGCCGCAAGATCATCGGCGCGGTCGTCTCACTCGGCGCGGAACTCGATCTGACGGTGGTGGCCGAAGGCGTCGAAGAAGAAGCGCAGGCCGACATGCTGACCGCCATGGGATGCGAACTCGGGCAGGGTTTCCTGTTTGGTCGGCCCCGCAATCTGCTCGAGACCTTGCGTCTCATCCGGCGCTGGCGCGCCAATGTGCCGGATCTCGTCGAGGAATGGCCGGAGGCCCGCCGCGCCTGAGCCGACGGCGCCCGTGGTCCCTCAGATCTGCGAGCGCGCCGCCTCGTCGATCAGCCATTGCCGCAGCGCCACGAATTTCGGGCTGCGCAGATAGTCCGCACGGCAGACGAAATAATAGCCGAACGGGGTTTCGATGCTGGTGGCGAACGGCGCGATGAGGTGCCCCTGCCGGATCTCGTCGGCCGCGAGCGCGCGCGTGCTCAGCGCCACACCCTGGCCCTGGATCGCGGCTTCGAGCGCGATCGACATCTGGTTGAACCAAAGGCCACGGCCGACATCGACATCGCTCACCCCAGCCGTTTTAAGCCACGTCTCCCAATCGGGCCACGCGCCGAAGTGCCAATCCCATTCGAGATGCAGCAGCGTGTGTCGCCTGAGATCTGCCGGGTCACGCAGCGGGTTGCCAGCATCGAGCAGACGAGGGGAGCAGACCGGAAAGACATGCTCCTCAAACAGCCTGACCGAGATGAAGCCGGGGAAATCACCCGTCCCCCACACGATATAGGCGTCGATCCCTTCGCGATCCATTTCAGTTGCCGAGCGGGCGGCATCGAGCAGGACATCGATCTCGGGATGTTCCTGTTTGAAATCTCCGATACGGCGCACCAGCCACGTCGCCGCGAACGAGGCGCCCGCGCTGATCACCACGAGATCGCGGCCGCGAGCCTCCCGCATGCGCCGCGCGCCGGAGGCGAGCTTGGCAAAACCGTCCTTCAGATCGCGCAGGCCGGCTTGGCCCGCGTCGGTCAGCGACAGCCCGCGACCGGACCGTCGGACGAGAGCTGTGCCGATTTCCGCCTCGAGCAGCCGCACCTGCTGGGCGACCGCGGCCTTGGTGACGTGAAGATCGTCGGCAGCTTTCGCAAAACTCAGGTGCTGCGCCACGGTCTCGAAGGCGCGCAGCGCGTTGAGGGACGGGAGACGGTGTGGCGTTGCCATCGGGAGAGTTCCAGAGAATCGGGTGTTGCGATCATGGACGAAGTCACATGCCGGAGTATCGCCGAAGGGGTTTAAGGCTCAGCTTTTTGTAGGGGGCGCTGACCATATTGCCGCAGCCGCCGCCGCAGCGGTCAGAGCCTTGGGCCGCCCGCGCGACCGACAGCGCCACATGCTTGAGACAACAAGCGATTTTGCCCGCATCTTGACCAAACAATCGTTTGCCCTGCACCGCAGCATGGCAGGCATGCCTTTGATTTCAGCAAACTGCCTTTATATTGCAATGCAACAACGAAGAAATCATCAAGGTCCACTCGAATGCTCCAAGCCTCCCTCTATTCCGACCGTCCATCGACGGATTACGGCTTCAAGAACGAATCCCGCTATGACGTGCCGCGCGTCGGTTTCCTCAAGGGATTGTCGAACGCAGTCCGCGTTGGGCAAACCTGGCTCCAGGGAACGCCCTGCGACAGGCTCGACGATCACCTGCTTCAGGACATCGGCATGAGCCGCGCCGATTACGAGGCGCTCCGCTTTTAATCCGGCAGCATAGACCGGTTCAAGCTCACGCTCGTATCTCCGGTCGAGGAGGCATGTCGCCTCGTCGTCATTCCGGAAAAATCTTTGACACAGATCACTCATCCCGCGATCGCCGCTTCCCCGATGACGCCCGTGCGCTGGGTGATGCTGGCCGTGATGGTCGTGTTCTACGCGGCTGCGGGCGTCATCCACCTTGCCTCGCCGGACGCTTTCCTCCCGATCGTTCCGGATTGGGTCCCGTCTCCGCGTCTCGTCGTCATGCTGACCGGCGTATGTGAACTCGCCGGGGCCGCAGGGTTATTGACCGAACGTTGTCGATGGTGGGCCGGTGTGATGCTGGCGCTTTACGCGTTTTGCGTATTCCCGGCCAACATCAAACATGCGCTGGAGGGGATTGTCGTTCCGCAACTGCCGCAGAGTTGGTGGTACCACGGCCCTCGACTTCTGGCTCAGCCCGTTATCATTTGGTGGGCGTTGTTTTGCTCGGGGGTTATCAGCTGGCCTTTCAGCAGACGATCCGGCGAGACAAAAGCTTAACGTTCTTCAATCATATTTTAATGATCGGTTTCCGTAAGGTGCAACCGTCCATAGAAGCTTTGGTAGACTTAACCCCAACCGCCGTGCATCTGGGTAAACGACTGTCCATGCTATAAGGTTTTCAAATGTCCGATTCAGCTATCGGTTTGGGCGTTCTTCTTGTTCTTGCCCCGCTCGGCCTCGTGTCGCTTGTCATCATGATTTGGAGCGGCGTCTCGAAATCAGCGATCTGATCAGGTCGCCCCGACCATCAGGACCGCTGCGGGAAGCCCGTCCATCGTCATTGCGACGTCCATATCGGCGCCAAAGCCGAGATCCCGCCCATTCAGAAGATTTCGGGCCGTGGTGCCTTGAAGGTCGGCGGTCAGCACCAGCCGGCGCGACACATCCACCTGGGTCGACGAAAATCGATTGGCCAGCACGATCAGCCGAACGCCGCCGAGGCGGCGCTCGAAAGCGCAGAGATCCTCAGTGCCGGTTGCGATCGCCGTGTAGCTTCCTCGCATGAAGACATCCGGATGAGCGCGTCTCTGATCGAGAAGAAGCGCCGTCAGCGCGAGCTTGAACCGGCCATCGTGCCAGTCGCGCCACACAGCTCCAAGAGCGGCTGAGACCCCACCTGGTTGCTCGAGAATGGTGTCGAGCGCAGTCGCTCGCGCCGTAAAGTCGATCGGGCGACGATTGTCCGGGTCCACCATGGACAGATCCCAAAGCTCCGCGCCCTGATAGATGTCAGGCATGCCTGGCACGGTGAACTTCAGCACGGTCTGAGCGAAGGTCACCTCGGCTCCAGAGCGGGCGACCTGATCGACGAAAGGGCGAAGGGAGGCGAGGAATTTTTCCGAATGCGGCCCGACGAGCGCGGCGTCGACGAATGCCAAAGCCTCCGTCTCATAGGCCTCGTCCGGCGCAACCCAGGTGGAATGCGTCTTGGCCTCGCGAAACGACTTCCTCATCACGGCTTTGAGGCGATCCACATATGTGTTCAGCCCCTCATGGGGCAGCTTGTCCTGGCCAATGAAGTCGGCCGGCCACGTGCCGACTAGCAATTGATAGAAGAGGTATTCGTCGTTGCGATCGGGCCGTAAGCACGGGGCGCTATCCCGGCCGAGAATCGACTGCCACTCTTGGAGTTTTTGGCTCCATTCCTCAGGCAGGTTCGATAAGGCCGCAAGCCGCGCACGCGTGTCCTCGCCGCGCTTCGTGTCATGGGTCGAGGTCGCCAGCATCGTCGTCGGCCAGCGCTGGTTACGCTGCCGGTTAGCCTCGTGGAACGCGTCGAGCGAAACGCCGAACCGATCCGGCGCGCCGCCCACTTCGTTCAACGCGACAAAGCGATAGTAGCGGTAGAAGGCGGTATCTTCGACGCCCTTTGCCATGACGGGCCCGCAATATTGTTGCAGCTTCATGGCGCAGCGGTAGACGTCGGATCGGCGATAGCCATGCCACGGTCCATCGGCGAGATCGCCGGAGAGGAGGCGCTGCAGAAACGCGAACACACTTGGATCGATCGACGGCTCGTCTTCTGCCGCGGCCGCGATCGCAATATCGACATAGCGCAGGTCTTCCGCCGTCGGCGCGTCCATGCCATCGATGTAGGTGCGATAGACCGGGAAAGCCGCCACGATCGCCCGAATGGCGCGCTGCAGAACCGTGAAGGTGAAATCCGTCGTCTTGTTGTTTTCGCGCGCGACACGGGTTGCGGCACGCGCCATGCGATGCAACTCGCTCGACATTTCGTCGTCGATGATCTTCAGCTTGCTCGCATGGGTGATCGCGTCGAAAGACTGGGGTTTATCGAGAAACTCGTCGTAAAACCGGGTGAACTTGCCCTCGTGCCGTGCCTGAACGAACAAGCCGGTCAGCAGATTGGTGAAGTCATAGCCCGTGGTGCCATCGATCGGCCAATCGTCACGCAAGGGCTCGTCATGACCGAGGATCTTCTCGACGACGAGATAAGGCAGGCTTCCGTCTCGTGACAACGGCGCGTCATTGCGGAGTTTTTGCAGGTAGCCTTTCGGATCGTAGAGACCGTCGATGTGATCGATCCGCAGCCCGTCAAGCTTATCCTCCCGCATCAGGCGAAGCACGAGCCGGTGCGTGTGGTCGAACACGTCCGGCAGTTCCATCCGTAGCCCGGCCAGGGTCGCAATGTTGAAGAACCGCCGATAATTGATGTCGTCGCCAGCCACGAGGAAATGCGTGACCTTCCACCTCTGCTTTTTGATCAAGGCATCGAGCATCGCCCAGCTCGCCTCGTCGCCGGCCTCGCCGTTCAGACGATGAAGAGCGGCTTTGATGGCATCGTTCACCTCGGCGCTGTTCATCGCGAGGCGGGCTAAGTCCGACTTGAGATCTCGGGCCCGGCGCATGATCTGCGGGCGCCACTGCAGAAGGTCTGAGAAGGCATCGCCGAGCACTTCAAGAGCCGGCACCGAATGCCCCAAAATGTCCTCGTAGTCGATCGGGCAGATCGGAAGCTTATGCGTGTCATGCGCCCAGACCGCGAAGCTGCCGTCCTGGCTGTCGTATTTG includes:
- a CDS encoding DUF1127 domain-containing protein; this translates as MLQASLYSDRPSTDYGFKNESRYDVPRVGFLKGLSNAVRVGQTWLQGTPCDRLDDHLLQDIGMSRADYEALRF
- a CDS encoding rhomboid family intramembrane serine protease, whose amino-acid sequence is MSIDSPKQPIFRIPISLVIVFGVLAVIHLIRTSLPEMVDADVLARLAFVPGRLTLAWDPAWVLGGVAGLDPDSAAGQTRIEVARFFLGDGSLQPWTLLTYSLLHGNWTHLGLNGIWLLAFGTPVARRFGSWRFVLFLLGGALAGAIAHYLVFPRDLQPLIGASAAVSGCMAAALRFMFQPDRQLGVGDLGRDSMALARRPMVPLGRMVRDRRAMTFLVVWFVTNLASGLGAVAMGISDAPIAWQAHIGGFLFGLLAFPFFDPVRTTMTIGDVTSATDAGRAVDSDAEDQQRP
- a CDS encoding DUF3126 family protein, which encodes MNKTELHQLQDYLRGILGNTGLKVTQHAKEDGAADVALGERKIGKLVVDDEDGDRSFSFEMKIPVQRPAIEEYLRLLFENPKLKVMARAKKTDSVELNSGSDFLGIVSADDPKGNSYTFQMAILDYDLEER
- a CDS encoding alpha/beta fold hydrolase, translating into MDHFDSAGLRIAYLDAAPSPEIASPVGADTVVLVHGFASNHGVNWVNPGWVKTLTDAGYRVLALDNRGHGQSDKPHEPAAYATPLMADDVARLLNHCGIEQADVMGYSMGARITAFLALGHPHRVRSIILGGLGHHLVDGASLPPHIADAMEAASLDDLTDPTQRMFRRFADQNGNDRIALAACIRGTRQVLSAAELGTIGCPALVAVGSTDHIAGDPHALAALLPAGEALVIPDRDHNFAVGDKVYKRGALAFLAARS
- the gcvA gene encoding transcriptional regulator GcvA, producing MATPHRLPSLNALRAFETVAQHLSFAKAADDLHVTKAAVAQQVRLLEAEIGTALVRRSGRGLSLTDAGQAGLRDLKDGFAKLASGARRMREARGRDLVVISAGASFAATWLVRRIGDFKQEHPEIDVLLDAARSATEMDREGIDAYIVWGTGDFPGFISVRLFEEHVFPVCSPRLLDAGNPLRDPADLRRHTLLHLEWDWHFGAWPDWETWLKTAGVSDVDVGRGLWFNQMSIALEAAIQGQGVALSTRALAADEIRQGHLIAPFATSIETPFGYYFVCRADYLRSPKFVALRQWLIDEAARSQI
- a CDS encoding EAL domain-containing protein produces the protein MYGSSGLLFAPSGSVLFIEGDCASTAYLIVRGRVELFIVRAGRKQVVAERQAGDIFGEVALVDEGPRAISAISADDCELLVVTREQISTRIAEADPVLRLCLGILLERLRGTVSSASDAFAVPSAWADHFVAAREILSLDVQLHRAIERNELELFFQPIVRLATRQLAGLEVLLRWHHPQRGLLQPCDFIPLAEASGVITAVTTYCLQKVARQFPSLMAAGLSNAGAVEPLFVSVNVSAADLHQDRFASRAVSILCSAGVDPRHVKLEVTESVLIKDAERCVRTLDQCRDHGLQIAIDDFGTGYSSLNYLNTLPMDILKIDRTFAGSLMSDTAGRKIIGAVVSLGAELDLTVVAEGVEEEAQADMLTAMGCELGQGFLFGRPRNLLETLRLIRRWRANVPDLVEEWPEARRA
- a CDS encoding PilZ domain-containing protein is translated as MTIAHAPALFQSASRGVTPPGAERRRHQRVRVQLLGRYMLGDRQEYPCQAIDMSPGGASLVAAVKGITGDRVVCHLDQIGRVEGVIARLTETGFAIQISVPLVRREKLAEQLTWLANRQALGLLDGRRHIRIVPRLGRTTVTTQDVKTMPARLLDVSLSGAALQCDIRPAIGATVSIGNTRGRVVRASAGCLGIEFDALLPIDTFDEHIVL
- a CDS encoding DUF3307 domain-containing protein, with protein sequence MLVPLGTATALMCVMAAKHFCADFLFQTAWIARGKAGTDNWVLPLMLHAGGHAALTLLIALLLYPKLWWFAPLELVVHAVIDRAKAVVGRRAALDAGQAEFWWLLGFDQFLHHLTNILIVSGFLALGTPHP
- the cysE gene encoding serine O-acetyltransferase; the encoded protein is MDQRSSAKVIGLPGTDPLFDRVRNEAEAVLRNEPELAGLMLSTVLNHDDLAGAVVHRIAARLDHPDVPGTLLRQVFTDLVTSAGLQEAFAADLLAVAERDPACTKLIQPLLYFKGFHAIQTHRMAHALWKAGRQDLALYIQSRSSSVFQTDIHPAAVIGKGLFLDHATGLVVGSTAVIEDDVSMLQDVTLGGTGKQSGDRHPKIRHGVLIGAGAKVLGNIEVGHCSRVAAGSVVLQPVPPKTTVAGVPARVVGEAGCAEPARSMEQRLQKLDRGGDA
- a CDS encoding PAS domain-containing protein; amino-acid sequence: MIHAVSQELYAYWNTLRGGRTAPERGEIDPAAIRGILSDTFILEVDTPTGTPIFPIRLSGTRMNALFLDELKGRSWLSLWDRFDRSTMLSVLFGVLDDGSPAVAGLAAGPEDQSQIELEMLLLPLRHNGRAHARLLGCIAPLTIPSWLGLSPVNYLSLRSLRLLEIERAAFTLDQLEPAPPKPVVRNEPPKRYGYLVLHQGGRAAGGDRRAG
- a CDS encoding CBS domain-containing protein gives rise to the protein MNLSHILANKGQAVITTAPHRTLGEACTVLSEKGIGALVVTSADREVLGILSERDIIRALAKHGSAVLDQAVSAFMTAKVVTATEHTSVTAAMEQMTDGRFRHMPIVNEGRLSGLISIGDVVKHRLELIEHEKQSMIDYIGTA
- a CDS encoding DoxX family protein, coding for MTQITHPAIAASPMTPVRWVMLAVMVVFYAAAGVIHLASPDAFLPIVPDWVPSPRLVVMLTGVCELAGAAGLLTERCRWWAGVMLALYAFCVFPANIKHALEGIVVPQLPQSWWYHGPRLLAQPVIIWWALFCSGVISWPFSRRSGETKA